The following proteins are encoded in a genomic region of Lachnospiraceae bacterium KM106-2:
- a CDS encoding LSU ribosomal protein L28p, with protein MAKCAICEKGAHFGNAVSHSHRRSNKMWKSNVKSVKVKVNGAAKKMYVCTSCLRSGKVERA; from the coding sequence ATGGCTAAATGTGCAATTTGCGAAAAAGGTGCTCACTTTGGTAACGCTGTGAGCCATTCACATAGAAGAAGCAATAAAATGTGGAAATCTAACGTTAAATCTGTAAAAGTTAAAGTTAATGGTGCTGCTAAGAAGATGTATGTTTGTACTTCTTGCCTTAGATCAGGTAAAGTAGAACGTGCATAG
- a CDS encoding ABC transporter, ATP-binding protein → MLNFLMRDIRSFIRRRNIIIILVILTLAGGAFWHVANTRKEGAEPQNPKVMLHLGVIDEDGSKYSQMLVKYFQNTDTFTNFADITLDNRKVIEADYEKGKIDAYLVIPKGFVKSLIQIDNIPIQAVINSSDPTMTIILKNILSSYEKYISSVELNAVGLYDVMAEDRMPQELIDKTNERISLALVMTALGRNSFFQMHAIEKLPATSVVEYYFYVVLAVVMLYSSMLIGIQYQRECKNGTFSRMRLVRGYTIKYLSYLIMRNIVLIGSSVCLLLKLFFAVRQEEVNAEMYLLLFIYLFVLHGLFLLLASFFMNGRGYLITGNIVILISCIIGGCAIPFMYLPTNFQKLASMTPSYFYIKRMMKLKNAEMAFMLGEKAGMLLLGAFCLLVSYWMIEQIQKKRGAALYE, encoded by the coding sequence ATGTTGAATTTCTTGATGAGAGATATAAGGTCATTTATTAGAAGACGAAATATAATCATTATTCTAGTGATCTTAACTTTGGCAGGCGGCGCCTTTTGGCATGTGGCGAATACTCGTAAAGAAGGAGCTGAGCCACAAAATCCTAAGGTAATGCTGCATTTGGGTGTGATAGACGAGGATGGATCAAAATACTCACAGATGTTAGTGAAGTATTTTCAGAATACGGATACCTTTACGAATTTTGCAGATATTACATTGGATAACAGAAAGGTAATTGAAGCAGATTATGAGAAAGGTAAGATCGATGCTTATTTAGTCATACCAAAAGGATTTGTAAAAAGCTTGATTCAGATTGATAATATACCGATTCAGGCAGTGATTAACTCTTCAGATCCTACTATGACGATTATTCTAAAGAATATTTTGAGCAGTTATGAGAAATATATTTCAAGTGTTGAATTAAATGCAGTTGGACTTTATGATGTCATGGCGGAAGATAGGATGCCGCAAGAGCTGATCGATAAAACAAATGAGCGCATCAGCCTTGCTCTTGTTATGACAGCGCTGGGAAGAAACTCATTTTTTCAAATGCATGCCATTGAAAAACTTCCGGCAACCTCTGTTGTTGAGTATTATTTTTATGTTGTTTTGGCAGTCGTGATGTTGTATTCTAGCATGTTAATAGGTATTCAATATCAGAGAGAGTGTAAGAATGGGACTTTTTCTCGAATGCGGTTGGTTCGTGGATATACAATTAAGTATCTAAGCTATCTGATCATGAGAAATATTGTCCTGATTGGAAGTTCTGTATGCTTGTTACTCAAACTCTTTTTTGCGGTACGCCAAGAAGAGGTGAATGCAGAGATGTATCTTTTACTGTTCATTTACCTCTTTGTACTACATGGCCTGTTTCTTTTGTTGGCATCCTTTTTTATGAATGGAAGGGGTTACTTGATTACTGGAAATATCGTGATCTTGATCAGTTGTATTATAGGCGGCTGTGCAATTCCTTTTATGTACCTCCCAACGAACTTTCAGAAGCTTGCTTCTATGACACCAAGCTACTTTTATATCAAAAGAATGATGAAGTTGAAAAATGCAGAGATGGCATTTATGTTGGGTGAAAAAGCAGGAATGTTATTATTAGGTGCATTCTGTTTGCTTGTGTCTTATTGGATGATCGAGCAGATACAAAAGAAGAGAGGGGCAGCGCTTTATGAATAG
- a CDS encoding putative alkaline-shock protein — translation MKGHMNTQNGEIIIDTEVIQKYAGSSAIECFGIVGMASVSVKDGIVNLLKREYISHGVNVLIEDNKICIDLHIIVAYGVSISAVSDNLISNVQYKVEEFTGLTVEKINVFVEGVRVLD, via the coding sequence ATGAAAGGACATATGAACACTCAAAACGGTGAAATTATCATAGATACAGAAGTAATCCAGAAATATGCTGGATCATCTGCCATTGAATGCTTTGGTATTGTCGGTATGGCTTCTGTAAGTGTAAAAGATGGTATTGTAAATTTATTAAAAAGAGAATATATTAGTCATGGCGTAAATGTTTTGATAGAAGATAACAAGATCTGTATTGACTTACACATCATCGTTGCGTATGGTGTTAGCATTTCTGCCGTTTCTGATAATTTAATCAGCAACGTACAATACAAAGTAGAAGAGTTTACAGGACTTACTGTAGAGAAAATTAACGTATTTGTAGAAGGTGTACGCGTATTAGATTAA
- a CDS encoding putative membrane protein, which translates to MNRLKRWGEEWLALLKLNIKLLLSNRPAIVLFVVLSVLFIVLSSGLSNEAEKRSSIPVGILDRDKTGLSERFLKGLKTSEALYLIPGSDTELEKMLEDEKIKAYFVIERGYEKKIEKGQTNGVVSMYYLKENSAVSILTDLAAKYMISDIAFYKSYLMYQSLGTDYEIQTKKQYATRLDQIESDDNFKFSIETKIENRKGMEQHEEVKNDLLYRQVIIGMLAVFLAFLIMFLIFGVRKEKMVTRRLILTGISPSIDHIGTISSVLLCLSPAFLVISILLSNVIQKSGLVAYIEIFIMLLLFSWVSAELFYLLSQMCEKVIAYQFIGSLLLLGIGGVSLLTILANLISGEILKIAKITPNYWFIKRFTDIIVKRNGFDLWGVPNTMLVVIGVVFIILGKGMMYIGQKIQQ; encoded by the coding sequence ATGAATAGATTGAAACGGTGGGGCGAAGAATGGCTTGCCCTTCTGAAATTAAATATCAAATTGTTACTTTCTAATCGACCGGCTATCGTACTGTTTGTTGTATTGAGTGTATTATTTATTGTTTTATCTTCTGGTTTATCCAATGAGGCGGAGAAACGGAGCAGTATTCCGGTTGGAATTCTCGATCGGGATAAGACGGGATTATCGGAGCGGTTCCTAAAAGGACTTAAAACATCAGAAGCGCTGTATCTGATCCCGGGAAGTGATACTGAGTTAGAAAAAATGCTGGAAGATGAAAAAATCAAGGCTTATTTTGTGATTGAGAGAGGATATGAGAAAAAGATTGAAAAAGGTCAGACCAATGGTGTGGTATCGATGTATTATTTGAAAGAGAATAGTGCAGTATCCATTTTGACAGACTTGGCAGCAAAATATATGATCTCGGATATCGCTTTCTACAAGAGTTATTTAATGTATCAGTCCTTGGGGACGGATTATGAGATTCAAACCAAAAAACAATATGCAACGCGATTAGATCAAATAGAATCAGACGATAATTTTAAGTTCTCGATTGAGACAAAAATTGAAAATCGAAAAGGAATGGAACAGCATGAAGAGGTGAAAAATGATCTCCTTTATCGACAAGTGATCATTGGAATGCTTGCTGTATTTCTTGCTTTTTTGATTATGTTTTTGATCTTTGGGGTGAGAAAAGAAAAAATGGTAACTAGGCGGTTAATATTGACTGGCATATCGCCATCGATCGATCATATAGGGACTATTTCGTCCGTATTATTATGTTTGAGCCCTGCATTTCTAGTAATTAGCATATTACTATCTAATGTAATTCAAAAATCAGGATTAGTGGCTTATATCGAGATATTTATTATGCTTTTGTTATTTTCCTGGGTAAGTGCTGAGCTCTTTTATTTGTTGAGTCAAATGTGTGAAAAAGTAATCGCATATCAGTTCATAGGAAGCCTTTTATTGCTTGGGATAGGAGGCGTAAGTTTGCTGACGATTCTTGCAAATCTTATTTCGGGAGAAATATTAAAAATTGCAAAAATAACACCAAATTACTGGTTTATTAAAAGATTTACTGATATAATAGTGAAAAGAAATGGATTTGACCTATGGGGTGTTCCAAATACGATGTTAGTGGTAATTGGAGTGGTCTTCATCATCTTAGGAAAAGGGATGATGTATATAGGTCAGAAAATACAACAATAA